A window of the Kosakonia sp. BYX6 genome harbors these coding sequences:
- the ddlA gene encoding D-alanine--D-alanine ligase codes for MAKLRVGVVFGGKSAEHEVSLQSAKNIVDAMDKSRFDVVLLGIDKQGQWHISDANNYLLNASDPARIALNPSTNSVALVPGVEQQQLIQTENSAPLPNVDVIFPIVHGTLGEDGSLQGMLRLANLPFVGSDVLASAACMDKDVTKRLLRDAGLAIAPFITLTRANRETITFNDVQAQLGLPLFVKPANQGSSVGVSKVTNEAQYHDAVRLAFEFDKKVVVEQGIKGREIECAVLGNDAPQASTCGEIVLNSEFYAYDTKYIDDNGAKVVVPAAISAEVNDKIREIAIEAYQTLGCEGMARVDVFLTPDNDVVINEINTLPGFTNISMYPKLWQASGIGYAELITRLIELAIERHQANSALKISVN; via the coding sequence ATGGCAAAACTGCGGGTAGGGGTCGTCTTCGGCGGCAAATCGGCGGAGCATGAAGTGTCGTTACAGTCGGCGAAAAATATCGTCGATGCGATGGATAAATCGCGCTTTGATGTGGTGCTGCTGGGGATCGATAAGCAGGGGCAGTGGCATATTAGCGATGCGAATAATTATTTGCTCAACGCCAGCGATCCGGCGCGGATCGCCCTGAATCCTTCGACGAACAGCGTGGCGTTGGTGCCGGGGGTTGAACAGCAACAGCTGATTCAGACGGAAAACAGCGCGCCGCTGCCCAATGTCGATGTGATTTTCCCGATTGTCCACGGCACGCTCGGCGAAGACGGTTCCCTGCAAGGCATGCTGCGCCTGGCAAACTTGCCGTTTGTCGGCTCCGATGTGCTCGCGTCCGCCGCCTGCATGGACAAAGATGTCACCAAACGTTTACTGCGCGACGCCGGTCTGGCAATTGCGCCGTTTATCACGCTGACCCGCGCGAACCGCGAAACCATCACCTTTAACGACGTCCAGGCGCAGCTTGGTCTGCCGCTGTTCGTGAAACCCGCCAACCAGGGTTCTTCTGTTGGTGTGAGCAAAGTGACGAACGAAGCGCAATATCATGACGCAGTGCGCCTGGCGTTTGAGTTCGATAAAAAAGTGGTGGTGGAACAAGGCATTAAAGGTCGCGAGATCGAATGCGCGGTGCTGGGCAATGACGCGCCGCAGGCCAGTACCTGTGGCGAGATCGTGCTGAACAGCGAGTTTTACGCCTACGACACCAAATACATTGATGATAATGGCGCGAAAGTGGTGGTTCCTGCAGCAATAAGCGCCGAAGTGAATGACAAAATCCGCGAAATCGCCATTGAGGCTTATCAGACGTTAGGTTGTGAAGGGATGGCGCGCGTTGACGTGTTCTTAACGCCAGATAATGACGTGGTAATCAATGAGATCAATACGTTGCCGGGTTTCACCAACATCAGCATGTACCCGAAACTGTGGCAGGCAAGCGGCATTGGTTATGCCGAACTTATCACGCGACTGATTGAGTTAGCGATTGAGCGCCATCAGGCTAACAGCGCCCTGAAAATTTCGGTCAACTAA
- a CDS encoding DUF2754 domain-containing protein → MKLPEKIRRDWHYYAFAIGLIFILNGVVGLLGFEAKGWQSYAVGLVTWVISFWLAGLIIRRRPHDEETADKPE, encoded by the coding sequence ATGAAGCTGCCTGAGAAAATTCGCCGTGACTGGCACTACTACGCTTTTGCGATTGGTTTGATTTTTATTCTGAATGGAGTGGTGGGCCTGCTGGGATTTGAAGCGAAAGGTTGGCAAAGCTACGCGGTGGGGCTGGTAACGTGGGTGATCAGTTTCTGGCTGGCCGGGTTGATTATCCGCCGTCGCCCGCATGATGAGGAGACGGCAGATAAACCGGAGTAA